From Vigna unguiculata cultivar IT97K-499-35 chromosome 5, ASM411807v1, whole genome shotgun sequence, the proteins below share one genomic window:
- the LOC114186061 gene encoding uncharacterized protein LOC114186061: protein MVCFCFLVDQRRKVQRSKPAAGSCSRCGGGASVADMMTQTRFCYIPFYSKSWKAIICTFCGATLKSYR, encoded by the coding sequence ATGGTGTGTTTCTGTTTTCTGGTGGATCAGAGGAGGAAGGTGCAGCGGAGCAAGCCGGCGGCGGGGTCCTGCTCGCGGTGCGGCGGCGGAGCCAGCGTGGCGGATATGATGACACAAACCAGATTTTGCTACATTCCATTTTACTCCAAATCTTGGAAAGCTATTATTTGCACTTTTTGTGGAGCCACTCTCAAATCTTACAGATGA